The window GGCGCAACGGCCACGACCGCCAGTGCCTGGCGGGCATTCTGAATGTCAGCTTCGGCGGCGTGGAGGGCGAAGCGCTGCTGGCCGACCTGGACGGGCTGTCGGTGTCGAGCGGTTCGGCCTGCACCTCGGCCAGCGCCGAGCCGTCCTATGTGCTGCGGGCGCTGGGCCGTTCCGACGAACTGGCCCAGGCCAGCCTGCGCTTCAGCCTCGGCCGCTGGACCACGGCGGCCGAGGTGGATGCCGCCGTCGCGCAGGTCTCGGCCACGGTCGAGCGCCTGCGCGCGCTGTCGCCGCTATGGCCGGCCACCGATTGGCCGGCTGCGGTACGCCGGGCTTGAGTTGCGGCTCATGCAGCCCCATTACAGCCCCGAGGTCTGGCACCGCTTCCGTGCGCCGCGCCATGCCGGCGTCCTGGTGGGCGCCGGCGTATACCGGGGCGAGGCGCGCACGCCCGCGTCCAGGGCGGTGCTGCGCCTGTACCTGGAGGTCGCCGCGGGTCACATCCGCCGCGCGCGCTTCCAGGCGTTCGGCTGCCCGTCCACGATCGCCGCGGGCGACTGGCTGTGCGAGCGCCTGGAGCAGCGCAGCCTGGCGGAGGTCTCGGGCCTGGCGGCCGCCGAGCTGGCCGAGGCCCTGGCACTGGCCCCGGAGCGACGGCATTGCGCCGTGCTGGCCGAGGATGCACTGCGGGCCGGGCTGCAGGCATGGCAATCGCAGGCGAAAATTAAAGTGTCATGAAGCAAACGCCTAGTTTCGGTGAACCCCTTGAATTCGGATAAGACCATGGCCATACAGTTGACGGAAGCGGCGGCCAAGCGCATCCAGGAACAGATCGGCAAACGCGGCCGCGGCCTCGGCCTGCGTGTGGGCGTGAAGCCCTCCGGCTGCAGCGGCTATTCCTACGTGATTGATTACGCGGATGAAATCAAGCCGGACGACCAGGTGTTCGAGGCTCATGGGGCGCGTCTGGTGGTGGACGCCAAGAGCCTGCCGATCCTGGCCGGCAGCACCCTGGATTTCCGGCGCGAGGGCCTGAACCAGATGTTCCGCTTCCTCAACCCGAACGCCAAGGATGCCTGCGGTTGCGGCGAAAGCTTCAGCGTCTAGCCCGCGCGGATTTTCATTGCTGAGCGCGCCCTCCGAAGGTTAAAATCTCCAGGTTTGACGGGCGCGGGTAGCGCCTGATTTTCCTCAATTTTTTCAGCACCTGGAGTTGCAATGGCCGTCGAACGCACCCTTTCCATCATCAAGCCGGATGCCGTCGCCAAGAACGTCATCGGCCAGATCCTGGCCCGTTTCGAACAGGCCGGCCTGAGGATCGTTGCCGCCAAGATGAAACAGCTGTCCCGTGCCGAGGCCGAGGGTTTCTACGCGGTGCACCGGGAGCGGCCGTTCTTCAAGCCGCTGGTGGACTTCATGATTTCGGGGCCGGTCATGATCCAGGTGCTGGAGGGCGACAATGCCATCCTCAAGAACCGTGAGCTGATGGGCGCCACCGACCCGAAGAAGGCCGCACCCGGTACGATCCGCGCCGACTTCGCGCAGTCCATCGACGCCAACGCCGTGCACGGCTCCGACGCGCCGGAAACTGCGGCCTTCGAGATCGGCTATTTCTTCAGCCAGACGGAGCTGTGTCCGCGTTAGCGCCGGCACATCGGACATGACGCGCGCCGGGGTCAACGCCAAGATCAACCTGCTGGGTCTGGACCGGGCCGCACTGCGCGCGCTGTTTCAGCAGGCCGGCGAGAAGCCCTTCCGCGCCGACCAGCTGATGCAATGGATCTACCAGCGCGGCGTCACCGATTTCGACGCGATGAGCAATCTGGCCAAGTCGCTGCGCGGCTGGCTGCACGAGAACGCCGAGGTGCGGCTGCCGGAGCTGGTGGCCGAGCAGACCTCGCAGGACGGCACGCGCAAGTGGGTGCTGCGGCTGGACGGCGGCAACGCGGTGGAAACCGTGTTCATCCCCGAGGCGGGCAGGGGCACGCTGTGCATTTCCTCGCAGGTCGGCTGCGCCATGGACTGCAGCTTCTGCTCCACCGGCAAGCAGGGCCTCAACCGCAACATGAGCGCGGCCGAGATCGTCAGCCAGGTGTGGTTCGCCAAGCGCACGCTCGGCTGGGGCGGGCCGACCGAGCGCGTCATCTCCAACGTCGTGTTCATGGGCATGGGCGAGCCGCTGGCCAATTTCGACGCGGTGCTGCCGGCCATCAACATCCTGCTGGACGACTTCGGCTTCGGCCTGTCCAAGCGGCGCGTGACGGTTTCGACCTCCGGCCTGGTGCCGTTCATGGACCGGCTGCGTGAGAGCGCGGACGTGGCGCTGGCCGTGTCGCTGCACGCGCCGAACGACACGCTGCGCAACGAGCTGGTGCCGATCAACCGCAAGTACCCGATCGCGGAGCTGCTGGCCGCCTGCCGGCGCTACACCGACGGCAAGGACCGCCGCCTGCGCGTGCTGTACGAGTACGTGATGCTCGACGGCGTCAATGACCACGAGGCGCATGCGCGCGAGCTGGCGCGGCTGCTGCGCGACCTGCCGGCCAAGGTCAACCTGATCCCGTTCAACCCCTTCCCGCAGACGCAGTACCGGCGCTCGCGCCCCGAGGCGATCGAGCGCTTCCAGCAGGTCCTGCTCGCGCATGGCATCATGACCACGACGCGGCGCACGCGTGGCGACGACATCGACGCCGCCTGCGGCCAGCTGGTGGGCCGGGTGCAGAGCCGCCAGCGGCGCAGTCTGGGCGAGGTCGCGGTCAAGTTCGGCCGCCCTGGGGGTTTGCAGGCATGACACAGCGCAGATGGCTATGGCTGTTGCCGGTGCTGCTGGTGGTCGGTTGCGTCGCGGGCCAGTCGGCCCGGAAAGAAGGCAATCCGCGCGAGTCGGCGCGGCTCAACGCGCAGATGGGCATCGAGTACCTGCGCAAGGGCGACATCGAGCTGGCGCGCGAGAAGCTGCTCAAGGCCGTGGACCAGGACGAGGACAACGCCGAGGCGCATGGTGCGCTGGGGCTGCTGTACGCCAACACCGGCGAGCTGCGCAAGGCCGAGAAGCACTACGAGAAGTCGCTGAACCTGCGTCCCGACGATCCCAGCGTGCTGAACAACTACGGCGCCATGCTCTGTGCCCAGGGCAAGTACGAAAAGGCCGACCTGCAGTTCCGCCGTGCGAGCCAGAACAGTCGTTATCAGACGCCCGAGGTGGCACTGACCAATGCCGGCGTGTGCGCACGCAAGATGCCGGACGACGCCAGGGCGGAAGGCTATTTCCGCGAGGCGCTGAGGCTCAACCCGAATTTTGCGGATGCGCTGGGACAGATGGCCCTGCTCAGCGCCGACCAGGCGCGCTATCTCAACGCGCGCGGTTTCCTGCAACGCTATGAAAGCCTCAAGGCACCCATGACCCGCGAGATGCTGTTGCTCGGTCTGCGCATCGAGCTGGCGCTCGGCGACCGCGCAGCCGCGCAGCGTTACGCGCAGACCCTGCAGAACGAGTACCCCGAGAGCGCCTACGACAACAGCCTCGACGGCGGTTCTTCCCACCCGTAACCCCGGACCCAGCGACGATCCCATGAGCCAAGATGTCGAATCCCCCATGTCCGCAGCCGATGCCGCGCAGGCTGCTGCCGAAGCGCAGCGCAGCGCGGTCAGCCCCGGCGAGCTGCTGCGCCGCGCGCGCGAGTCGCTCAACCTGACCATCAGCGACCTGGCCGGCCAGACGCGCCTGTCGCGCGCGGTGCTCGAGGCGCTGGAGAACAACGATTTCGCCAACCTGGCCATGCCGGTGTACGTGCGTGGCTACTTCCGCAAGTGTGCGCATGTGCTCAACCTGCCGGAGGAGCGGTTGCTGCAGGCCTATGCCGACTGGACCGGCACGCCGCTCAAGCCGCAGCCGCTGCCGGTGACGGTCAGCGTGCCGCCGCGCGAGTACGCCAGTGCGCGCCGCACGCCATCCTGGCGCTATGTGCTGATCATCGCGGTGGTGATCGGTGCCGTGCTGTGGTGGTT of the Nevskiales bacterium genome contains:
- a CDS encoding aminotransferase class V-fold PLP-dependent enzyme, with amino-acid sequence RNGHDRQCLAGILNVSFGGVEGEALLADLDGLSVSSGSACTSASAEPSYVLRALGRSDELAQASLRFSLGRWTTAAEVDAAVAQVSATVERLRALSPLWPATDWPAAVRRA
- a CDS encoding iron-sulfur cluster assembly scaffold protein, whose translation is MQPHYSPEVWHRFRAPRHAGVLVGAGVYRGEARTPASRAVLRLYLEVAAGHIRRARFQAFGCPSTIAAGDWLCERLEQRSLAEVSGLAAAELAEALALAPERRHCAVLAEDALRAGLQAWQSQAKIKVS
- a CDS encoding iron-sulfur cluster assembly accessory protein, translating into MAIQLTEAAAKRIQEQIGKRGRGLGLRVGVKPSGCSGYSYVIDYADEIKPDDQVFEAHGARLVVDAKSLPILAGSTLDFRREGLNQMFRFLNPNAKDACGCGESFSV
- the ndk gene encoding nucleoside-diphosphate kinase; protein product: MAVERTLSIIKPDAVAKNVIGQILARFEQAGLRIVAAKMKQLSRAEAEGFYAVHRERPFFKPLVDFMISGPVMIQVLEGDNAILKNRELMGATDPKKAAPGTIRADFAQSIDANAVHGSDAPETAAFEIGYFFSQTELCPR
- the rlmN gene encoding 23S rRNA (adenine(2503)-C(2))-methyltransferase RlmN; translation: MTRAGVNAKINLLGLDRAALRALFQQAGEKPFRADQLMQWIYQRGVTDFDAMSNLAKSLRGWLHENAEVRLPELVAEQTSQDGTRKWVLRLDGGNAVETVFIPEAGRGTLCISSQVGCAMDCSFCSTGKQGLNRNMSAAEIVSQVWFAKRTLGWGGPTERVISNVVFMGMGEPLANFDAVLPAINILLDDFGFGLSKRRVTVSTSGLVPFMDRLRESADVALAVSLHAPNDTLRNELVPINRKYPIAELLAACRRYTDGKDRRLRVLYEYVMLDGVNDHEAHARELARLLRDLPAKVNLIPFNPFPQTQYRRSRPEAIERFQQVLLAHGIMTTTRRTRGDDIDAACGQLVGRVQSRQRRSLGEVAVKFGRPGGLQA
- the pilW gene encoding type IV pilus biogenesis/stability protein PilW, which produces MTQRRWLWLLPVLLVVGCVAGQSARKEGNPRESARLNAQMGIEYLRKGDIELAREKLLKAVDQDEDNAEAHGALGLLYANTGELRKAEKHYEKSLNLRPDDPSVLNNYGAMLCAQGKYEKADLQFRRASQNSRYQTPEVALTNAGVCARKMPDDARAEGYFREALRLNPNFADALGQMALLSADQARYLNARGFLQRYESLKAPMTREMLLLGLRIELALGDRAAAQRYAQTLQNEYPESAYDNSLDGGSSHP
- a CDS encoding helix-turn-helix domain-containing protein, coding for MSAADAAQAAAEAQRSAVSPGELLRRARESLNLTISDLAGQTRLSRAVLEALENNDFANLAMPVYVRGYFRKCAHVLNLPEERLLQAYADWTGTPLKPQPLPVTVSVPPREYASARRTPSWRYVLIIAVVIGAVLWW